From the genome of Coriobacteriia bacterium:
GCCGCCGCCTGTCCAGCCCGTGTTCACGAGGTAGACGCGGGCGTCGTCGCGCGCGATGCGCTCCTTGAGCATCTCGGCGTACGTCAGCGGATCAAGCGGCATGAACGGCTCTCCGAACAGGGCGGAGAACGTCGGAACCGGCTCGACGATGCCCTGCTCCGTGCCGGCGACCTTCGAGGTGAATCCCGTCATGAAGTGATACATGGCCGCCGTCTCGGACAGGCGCGAGATGGGAGGCAGCACGCCGAACGCGTCGGCCGTCAGGAAGACAACGACGCGCGGCAGGCCGCCCGTGCCGGCCGGCACGCAGTTGTCGATGTGCTCGATGGGGTAGGCGACGCGCGTGTTCTCCGTAATGCGCGTGTCGTCGTAGTCGGCCACGCGCGACTCGGCGTCGAGGATGACGTTCTCCGTCACGCTGCCGAAGCGGATGGCTCGGAAGATGTCGGGCTCGCGCTCGGCCGAGAGGTTGATGCACTTGGCGTAGCAGCCGCCCTCGATGTTGAAGACGCCCTCGTCGGACCAGCCATGCTCGTCGTCACCGATGAGTCGGCGCGTAGGATCGGCCGACAGCGTCGTCTTGCCCGTGCCCGACAGGCCAAAGAACACGGCCGTGTCGCCGGTCTCGGGATCCATATTGGCCGAGCAGTGCATGGACAGCACGTTGTCCTCGACGGGCAGCAGGTAGTTCATCGTAGAGAAGATGGACTTCTTAATCTCGCCGGAATAGCCGGTGCCGGCCACGATGATGACGTGCTCTTCCAGGTTGATGACGACGGCCGACGCCGTGTTCGTGCCATCCGTCGTGGGGTCGCACGCATAGCCTGGCACGGCGTAGACAACGAAGTCCGGCTCGTAGGTCTCAAGCTCCTCGGCAGTGGGGCGCACGAGCATCTGGCGTGCGAACAGGGCTTGGTGGGGCATCTCGGCCAGCACGGCGAAACGGCGCGCGTGGGCGCGATCGGCACCAGCCATGGCACGCACGGCGTAGACGTCGCGCTCGCCCAGGTAGGAACGCACGCCTGCGAGGATGCGCTCGTAATGCTCGGACGAGATGGGGGCGTTGACCTTGCCCCAGGCGATGCGCTCGTGAACGGTGGGCGTATCGACGATGAAGCGGTTCTGCGGAGCGCGACCGGTGTACGTGCCCGTCGTAACGGCAAGCGAGCCGGTGGACGTCAGCGTGCCGTCGTGGCACTCGACGGATGCCTCGACGAGACGGGCCGACGAGAGGTCAAGGTGGGCCCGTTCCGGAGCGCATACAACGCCGCAGGCCTCGATGAAGGCGACCGCCCCGGGCTGGGAAGAGGTCGAAGCGCCGTCATTTGTGGAGTCGCCGCAGGTAGCCGCTTCGCACGCGGTCGTCGTCGAGCACGTGCCGCACTTCGCGTCGGACATCGCCACACCTTTCCTGGCCGCATGCCAGCGGCCGATCGCAAGCAGAGTCAAGGAGGAGGGCCACGCTCGCCAAAGCCACGCGGCAGCGCCCCTCTCGGAATCGATCGAGCCCAGCTTACCGCAGCGCCATCGAAGCGAAGGTCCTACGTTTCCAGAAAGTTTCGTATCCGCCCGCGATTTCCAGGTGAGCGGCACGTTCCGCCACCCTCGCCGCGCCATCGTCACACGAAGGTTCGCTCTCATTCGGAGGACAAAACGAAGAGGCCAAAAGGCATGGCATGGCGCCCAGGCGCCCAACGGGTCGCGGCGTGCGTTCCGCAGGGAAAGGCATTCGTTCCTCTGAAGAACAATTTCAGGCGTATTTGATAGTCCGATATGCTTAGTTTCATCGAATCTCTATACAATTGAAGTTGAGATTCAGGCCCCGGTGCCTCCTCTCTCGGCCGCACCTGGGCATCTCGCATGTGCGTGCACCGACAAAGGAGGGTCCTCATGACTCGCACGAAGAGCACGTACGACGGCCTCGGGCAGCTACACCGCCGGCTGGTGTGCGGGGCCGCGCTGGGCGGCGCGCTGGCGTTGACGGTCGCGCTCACGCCTGCGCTAGCCAGCGAACCCGTCACCGGGGATTTGGCCGCCCCAGCCACCGCCACCCAGACCGTGGTGCCGGGACAGCCCGCGGTCGAGCACGCGGCCGACGACGCCCCAATTGCGCCTGAAACCTCCAGCCCGGAGGTGAACAGCGAACCCGCCGCGCCCACTGCGGACACAGCCGAGAAGCCGGCCTGGCTGCAGGGTGAGAATCTGCACATAACCGCCAGTCCCACCGAGGAGGGCGGCGCCGTGTTCGCAGGGCAGACCGTCACCGTCAGCGTGACGCTCGACGCCGACAACCCCGACGAGCTGCCCGGCCTCGCCGACGTCTCCCTACCCGGAAGCGCCGGCCTCGAACCGATCGGCCCCGTAGCACAGGACGGCGCCACGTTCTCCCGCGAGTTCCTCGTGACGGACGGTGTCCCCGTCGGCTCATACCTCGAAATTTCCGTCCTCATCAGTGAGACGGACACCCACGCCGAGAGCACCGCACTCGACATCACGACACTGCACCGGGCCCAGCTGGCGGACTACACGGCCTACTTCGAGGTGCGTAACTCCATCGACGAGGATCAGCTCCTGCTTGACTACCAGTCGCCCGGCGCCGACGAGCTGCTCGAGTACATTGCCGGCCTCGACGGCGACGAGATGTTCCTCAATCTTCCCGCCGAGGACCAGGACATCGTCGACCTCTACACCTGGACGCTCCAGCACCTCATCGACGAGCTCGTGCCGAAAACCCACGTCACGTTGGACATCGTGACGCGGCCGGGCGGCGTCGCCCCCGGTGGCGTCCTCGACGTCTACGTCAAGGTGAGGGGCCTCGGTGACGACGAGGAGCTACCTCTCGCCAAGGACAATATCGTCATCCTCGCCGCCATCGACGAAGAAAATCCCCTGCCCTACGCGGACGACTCCGACGGTCCGATTCGTATCGCCGACCCCAATACCGGCGAGGTCGGCTACCTCGTATCGTTCAACGTGCCCGACGACGCGCCCTTAGGCTCGGCGATCGAGATCGAGGCCACCATGCTCGGCGACGCCCACACCTCAGACGGCATCGTCACCGCCTCTGTGCCTGTCGCCGTAGCGGACGTCTCTGCGCTGCAGGAGGCCGTCGCGCAAGCCGTCGAGCTCATCTACGGCCAGGACGGCACAGATTTCACCGCCGAGTCGCGCGAAGCCCTGAGGGATGTGTATCTCACGAATCTGGACATGCTGTCCGGGCTTAGCGAGGGGCTTTTCGTCATGCCCGAAGCGCCCGAGGACGTCGACGCCATCAACGCAGGGCTCGCCAGGCTCAGCGGCGCATTCCAGCCGAAAATCGACCTCATCGTCAAGGATCTCCACAGCGCAATGAACAGCCTGGTGTTCGACACGGGCGTCATCATCGCGCCGCAGGCAAAGGTCTACGACGGCACGGCGACGTTCTCCGACGTCGTGCTCGCAGGCATCCCCGGCACCACGCTCGGGGACGCCGGGCGCATCTCCGGCGTCGCACAGGTCAGCTCGGCCGACGCCGGCACGTACGCCGAAGTCGTCATCCCGCGCTCCGAGCTGGCCGTCTCCGGAGACAATGCCGACCAGCTGTGGGAAGAGCTCGACGCCATCACCGACGAGGATGGGCTCATTCGCGCAAGCGACGTGAGCTTTACGATCGAGAAGGCCGAGCCCAGGCTCTCCATCAGCATGCCCTCGCAGGTCACGGCAGGGGAAGCGTTCCAGGTCGGTGTCACGATGGGCGCGCCCGCAAGCGACCCCGACGGCATGGGCCTGCCCACCCCCGAGCAGATGTCCATCGCGGTTGACGGCGCCACGGGCGACGGCGTTATCACAAAGGAAGGCCACACGTACGTCGCCACGTTCACAGCCGGCAACGACGCAGCGGGCGCAACGCTGACGGCGACGGCCCGCGTCCTTGACGGCGCGACTAACTACGCAGCAGGCGGCGACGCCACGGTGACGGCAGCGGTCAAGGCCGCCCCGGAGCAGCCAGCCAAACCCGACGAGGGCGACAAGGAACCCCAGCCCGACAGGCCCACACCGGGCGATAACAAGAAGGATGAGCCCAAGAAGGAGCAGCTCCCCAAGACCGGCGACGAGTCGCTAAGTCCCGCTGTCGCGATCGGCATCGCCGCAGGCGGCGTGGCCCTCGCCGGCGCCGGCGCCGCTCTCATCGCGCGCTCCCGCAGAAAGGACAGCGAGGCCTAAAGTCTATCGGCCGTCCAGGGCCCGGGAGCGCGTTCCCGAGTCCGACGACACCCCACGCCATACGGGCGCACGTACGAGAATGCAAAGCGGCCCCGATCGGCATCCACGCCGGTCGGGGCCGCCCTGTGTCTGCTCCGGCTCGCTACGCCGTGGCGCCGATGGCGGTGCGCTGGCTCGCCGCGTCCTCCGCGCGCAGGCGCTCGATGTTCACGCCGTTGAGCGCCGCCCACTCGGGGTGCTCGCGGGCGAAGTTCTCTTTGGCGACGCTGATCATCAGCTTGATGCGGTTGAGCTGGTTAACCTCAGAGGCACCCGGGTCGTAGTCCACGGCCACGATGTTGCTGCCTGGGTGCTGGCGACGCAGTTCCTTGATCGTCGCCTTGCCCACGACGTGGTTCGGCAGGCACGCGAACGGCTGAGCGCACACGATGTTGGGTGCGCCGGCCTCGATGAGCTCGACCATCTCAGCCGTGAGCAACCAGCCCTCACCCATGTTGTTGCACAGCGACAGGATGGTGCTCGCTTTCTCGGCCAGCTCGAAGATCGGCGTCGACGGCGTGAAGCGCTTCGATTTCGCGAACAGCCGGTCGATGGGCGCGCGCATCCAGTCGATGAGCTTGATGCCCGCGTCGTGGCCGAGCACCTTGGACAGCGGGGCGCCGAGTTCCTCGCGCTGTAGGTGCTTGCCTGCAAAGCCGAACTGGAAGAAGTCGACGAGCCCCGGGACGACGGCCTCGCAGCCTTCGTTCTCGATGACATTGACGACCTGGTTGTTCGCCGTCGGGTGGAACTTAACGAGGATTTCGCCCACGACGCCGACGCGCGGCTTGGAGCGGTCGTTTTTGAGCGGCAGCTCGTCAAACTCGCGCACGCACTGCTTTGCCAGTCTCGTCATGGAGCCACGCGTGAAGCTCGGCGCCTCGACGCGCGCCTTCGCCATCCACTTCTCGAACAGCGCGTTAGCTGAGCCCGGCTTGGCCTCATAGGGGCGCGTGCGATAGAGCATCTGCATGATGGCATCGCCGAAAATCAGGGCATAGAACGCGCTCAGCAGCGTCTTCGGCGCGATGTTGAAGCCGGAGTTGCTCTCGTCGAGCTTGGCGACGGCCAGGCTGATGACGGGGATCTCGGGGTGCCCGGCGTCGCGCAGCGCCTTGCGGATGAGCGCGATGTAGTTCGTCGCACGGCAACCGCCACCCGTCTGCGTGATGATGACGGCCGTCTTGGACAGGTCGTACTTGCCTGACTCAACCGCCTCCATGATCTGACCGGTCACGAGAATGGACGGGTAGCAGATGTCGTTGTTGACGTACTTGAGGCCCGCCTCAACGGCGCCGTGGTCAACGCTCGGCAGCAGCACGAGGTTGTAACCGGCCGCGCGCAGCACCGGCGCCACGAGGTCAAAGTGGATGGGCGCCATCTGCGGGCAGAGGATCGTATAGCCGGCGTCGAACATCTCCTTGGTGAACTCCACCTTGGGGAACGCCGCCGACACGGACGCACGGCGCACGGGCACGACAGCCGTCGCGGGATCCTTCCCCGCCGCCTCGGCCTCCGCACGCGCCTGACGCTCGAGCTCAGCCCGCTTATCCTTGAGCGCCGCGATAAGCGAGCGGATGCGGATGCGCGCCGCTCCGAGGTTCGACACCTCGTCGATCTTAAGCACCGTGTAAATCTTGCCGCTCGCCTCGAGAATCTCCTGCACCTGGTCCGTCGTCAGCGCGTCCAGGCCGCAGCCGAACGAGTTGAGCTGGATGAGGTCGAGGTCGTTGCGCGTCGTGACGTAGCGCGCCGCCGCGTAGAGTCGCGAGTGGTACATCCACTGGTCGACAACGCGGATGGGGCGCTCGGGACGCATGAGGTGGCTCACGCTGTCCTCGGTGAGCACCGCAAAGCCGAACGAGTTCACGAGCTCAGGAATGGCGTGATTGATCTCGCGGTCGTTGTGGTACGGACGGCCCGCCAGCACGATGCCGTGAGCGTGGTTCTGCTCGATCCACGCCAAGGCCTCTTCACCGGCACGCTGCATATCGGCCCGGAACGCCTCGGACTCGGCCCAGGCGGCGTCGACAGCGGCGTCAATCTCGGCCTGCGTCAGGCGCGGACCCGTGAAGCGGCCAATACCCTTCGCCGCATCGGCAAAGCGATCACGGTCGAGCAGCTCAAACATACGGCGCTTGAGCTCCTTGGCGTCGTGGTAGGGCACGAACGGGTTCATGAACTCGATGTGCTTTTGCGCGAGCTCGTCGATGTTGAGCTTGAGCGCCGTCGGGTAGCTCATGACGATAGGACAGTTGTAGGCGTTGCCAGCCGACGGGTCCTCCTTGCGCTCCCAGCGCACGCTCGGCATCCAGATGAAGTCGACGTCGCGCTCGATGAGGTCCATGACGTGGCCGTGGCTCAGCTTCGCCGGGTAGCACACGCTCTCGGAGGGCATAGACTCGATACCGGCCTCGTACGTCTTCTTCGTCGAAGGGGCCGACAGCTCCACACGGAAGCCGAGCTTCGTGAAGAGC
Proteins encoded in this window:
- a CDS encoding LPXTG cell wall anchor domain-containing protein; the protein is MTRTKSTYDGLGQLHRRLVCGAALGGALALTVALTPALASEPVTGDLAAPATATQTVVPGQPAVEHAADDAPIAPETSSPEVNSEPAAPTADTAEKPAWLQGENLHITASPTEEGGAVFAGQTVTVSVTLDADNPDELPGLADVSLPGSAGLEPIGPVAQDGATFSREFLVTDGVPVGSYLEISVLISETDTHAESTALDITTLHRAQLADYTAYFEVRNSIDEDQLLLDYQSPGADELLEYIAGLDGDEMFLNLPAEDQDIVDLYTWTLQHLIDELVPKTHVTLDIVTRPGGVAPGGVLDVYVKVRGLGDDEELPLAKDNIVILAAIDEENPLPYADDSDGPIRIADPNTGEVGYLVSFNVPDDAPLGSAIEIEATMLGDAHTSDGIVTASVPVAVADVSALQEAVAQAVELIYGQDGTDFTAESREALRDVYLTNLDMLSGLSEGLFVMPEAPEDVDAINAGLARLSGAFQPKIDLIVKDLHSAMNSLVFDTGVIIAPQAKVYDGTATFSDVVLAGIPGTTLGDAGRISGVAQVSSADAGTYAEVVIPRSELAVSGDNADQLWEELDAITDEDGLIRASDVSFTIEKAEPRLSISMPSQVTAGEAFQVGVTMGAPASDPDGMGLPTPEQMSIAVDGATGDGVITKEGHTYVATFTAGNDAAGATLTATARVLDGATNYAAGGDATVTAAVKAAPEQPAKPDEGDKEPQPDRPTPGDNKKDEPKKEQLPKTGDESLSPAVAIGIAAGGVALAGAGAALIARSRRKDSEA
- the pckA gene encoding phosphoenolpyruvate carboxykinase (ATP) — translated: MSDAKCGTCSTTTACEAATCGDSTNDGASTSSQPGAVAFIEACGVVCAPERAHLDLSSARLVEASVECHDGTLTSTGSLAVTTGTYTGRAPQNRFIVDTPTVHERIAWGKVNAPISSEHYERILAGVRSYLGERDVYAVRAMAGADRAHARRFAVLAEMPHQALFARQMLVRPTAEELETYEPDFVVYAVPGYACDPTTDGTNTASAVVINLEEHVIIVAGTGYSGEIKKSIFSTMNYLLPVEDNVLSMHCSANMDPETGDTAVFFGLSGTGKTTLSADPTRRLIGDDEHGWSDEGVFNIEGGCYAKCINLSAEREPDIFRAIRFGSVTENVILDAESRVADYDDTRITENTRVAYPIEHIDNCVPAGTGGLPRVVVFLTADAFGVLPPISRLSETAAMYHFMTGFTSKVAGTEQGIVEPVPTFSALFGEPFMPLDPLTYAEMLKERIARDDARVYLVNTGWTGGGYGVGHRMALSATRAMVRAALSGELEQAQFVRDERFGVDVPTSCPGVDASVLDARGTWASARAYDEAADKLARMFEGNFARRYPHAPVEVAAAGPHPLAGEPEQGDAVTSASVEPMCDVHSEAGARPKSPAI
- a CDS encoding 2-hydroxyacyl-CoA dehydratase, with protein sequence MGDAERASILDAFADAVVGAGCGTSGASACATDPELASMRDQAQSESDAEAQAQARTSVEVTPGVGLDWSGKHLRLGIDVGSTTVKLAVLDDDDALVYASYQRHHTDVRATAKALFREAQRVFGDAPLTVAITGSGGLLLSTWLGLEFVQEVIASKTAVKKFAPQTDVAIELGGEDAKIIYFDNGIEQRMNGTCAGGTGAFIDQMASLLHTDASGLNDLARKATTIYPIASRCGVFAKTDVQPLLNEGAQPADVAASIFQSVVTQTISGLACGRPIRGYVAFLGGPLQYLSELRKRFRITLELDDEHMICPTNAHLFVASGAAMASVSGKQVTFAQVIDELENLGDIQGSEVQRLAPLFPTPADRAEFDERHDAQVVPRGDLAHYRGRVFIGIDAGSTTMKGAVIGEDGELLRTWYGNNRGDVLGCARSLMDDFYHAIPEGCTIGHVTCTGYGEGLLIEALHADSGEIETVAHLRSANEVLPGVEFILDVGGQDMKCLRVKDGVIEHIMLNEACSSGCGSFISSFADSMGMTVQEFAGAALTAKHPVDLGSRCTVFMNSRVKQAQKEGATVGDISAGLSYSVMKNALFKVIKIRDPKEIGDKVIVQGGTFLNDAVLRAFENLTGKHAYRPDIAGCMGCYGAALLARDRAGAEGTSTVLSREEIDNLQVKQHSARCGICSNNCLLTISDFGGGRRFVTGNRCERGAGKRKAGATEAPNLFKYKNERLFGYEPLAADKATRGTVGIPRALNMYEDYPFWFTLFTKLGFRVELSAPSTKKTYEAGIESMPSESVCYPAKLSHGHVMDLIERDVDFIWMPSVRWERKEDPSAGNAYNCPIVMSYPTALKLNIDELAQKHIEFMNPFVPYHDAKELKRRMFELLDRDRFADAAKGIGRFTGPRLTQAEIDAAVDAAWAESEAFRADMQRAGEEALAWIEQNHAHGIVLAGRPYHNDREINHAIPELVNSFGFAVLTEDSVSHLMRPERPIRVVDQWMYHSRLYAAARYVTTRNDLDLIQLNSFGCGLDALTTDQVQEILEASGKIYTVLKIDEVSNLGAARIRIRSLIAALKDKRAELERQARAEAEAAGKDPATAVVPVRRASVSAAFPKVEFTKEMFDAGYTILCPQMAPIHFDLVAPVLRAAGYNLVLLPSVDHGAVEAGLKYVNNDICYPSILVTGQIMEAVESGKYDLSKTAVIITQTGGGCRATNYIALIRKALRDAGHPEIPVISLAVAKLDESNSGFNIAPKTLLSAFYALIFGDAIMQMLYRTRPYEAKPGSANALFEKWMAKARVEAPSFTRGSMTRLAKQCVREFDELPLKNDRSKPRVGVVGEILVKFHPTANNQVVNVIENEGCEAVVPGLVDFFQFGFAGKHLQREELGAPLSKVLGHDAGIKLIDWMRAPIDRLFAKSKRFTPSTPIFELAEKASTILSLCNNMGEGWLLTAEMVELIEAGAPNIVCAQPFACLPNHVVGKATIKELRRQHPGSNIVAVDYDPGASEVNQLNRIKLMISVAKENFAREHPEWAALNGVNIERLRAEDAASQRTAIGATA